A genomic region of Arachis hypogaea cultivar Tifrunner chromosome 5, arahy.Tifrunner.gnm2.J5K5, whole genome shotgun sequence contains the following coding sequences:
- the LOC140173282 gene encoding uncharacterized protein: MEVVLGPGDQARATRAEGAASVASLRGRRRSPQQHTRTRPFGGTGGDSAIIMQELRHRVQNLERQLADRERDGQFTDPSYTPSPGSEEENSHRSRPRRTSASRTEAESTREESPVIRRRNDTIIYSRGRTTRRVARGREDGERRSERTRQPVIMGVTPFHRSILEVRLPKHFDKPTDMRYDGTQDPLEHLTAFEARMNLEGVRDEVRCRAFPVTLAGPAIRWFNGLPQGSIYSFSDISRAFLAQFTTRIAKAKHPINLLGVTQRHGEPTRRYLDRFNDECLEIDGLTDSVASLCLTNGLLNENFRKHLTTKPVWTMHEIQTVAKEYINDEEVSRVMAANKRQSGYSQARQPGDGERAKEKGKEEASNKAPRPFPRVGKFTNYTPLTLPIVEVYQQIAEKGILPKPRPLKDRTGGNKNLYCDYHKGYGHQTQDCFDLKDALEQAIREGKLAAFSHLIREPRRRYRDQDEEGKTRSAKRRQEPEDRDHGLTVINVVTAKNAAPKSRSAHKKNAKVLTISSPPVQSSKNPPSISFGPEDQWFSDAPENPPMVITAIVGTGLVKRILVDTGADSNIMFRNVFDALGLKDADLTTHQHGVIGLGDHFIKPDGVISLPISVGQTQGRRSAMAEFVILRDSTAYNIILGRKTINDFEAIINTKLLVMKFVTDDGSIGTIRGDLETAVACDNASLSLRKKSKEASGVFLADLDARVEDKPRPEPEGDLEKFRIGDEEEKFTFINKNLPHELKEPLIEMIRANGDLFAWTPADMPGIDPKIISHHLAVKAEARPVAQRRRKMSTERAEEVARQTASLLEAGFIREVDYTTWLSNVVLIPMHRPDEDKTAFITPGGTFCYKVMPFGLKNAGATYQRLMNRIFHDLIGKTVEVYVDDILAKTTRPDDLLNDLESVFASLRQHGMRLNPLKCAFAMEAGKFLGFMITQRGVEANPEKCQTILQMKSPGCIKDVQRLAGRLTSLSRFLGASATKALPFFNLMKKGMAFEWTPACEEAFRHFKEILAAPPVLGKPKDGEPLYLYLAITSEALAAVLVREDGKAQQPVYFISRALQGAELRYSKLEKLALALLTSSRRLKQYFQSHQVVVRTDQGIRQVLQKPDLAGRMMTWSIKLSQYDIRYEPRQAIKAQAMADFLVEVTGDPSEEVGTRWKLHVDGASNQTFGGAGIILESPIGVVYEQSIRFEFPISNNQAEYEALIGGLTLAAEVGARRLEICSDSQVVTSQVNGSYQAKDPLLQKYLEKVKSLSQKFEEVTVHHVPRERNTRADLLSKLASTKPGEGNRSLIQGMAREPAITLHMTTLGLSWLDPITNFLEHGKLPSDEKDAAKLRREAAKYAVIQGQLFRKGLNQPLLKCLRPDQTDYVLREVHEGCCGHHIGGKALARKLIRAGYYWPSMMTDSKEFVKKCVKCQQNANFARAPASELSLLTTSRPFSQWGVDLLGPFPVGPGQVKYLIVAIDYYTKWIEAEPLASISSSNCRKFMWRQVITRFGIPEVVISDNGTQFTDKKFTEFLNGLGIRQRFSSVEHPQTNGQVESANKVILSGLKKRLDNKKGAWADELAAVLWSYRTTEQSSTKETPFRLTYGVDAVIPVEIGEPSPRLLLKGVEEAIEKDLIDETREMAHLTETALKQRMTLRYNTKVIKREFEANDLVLRRNDIGLPTPGEGKLAANWEGPYRIKKVMGKGAFKLERLDGKEVPRTWNADNLRRFYS, translated from the exons ATGGAAGTCGTGCTGGGTCCCGGCGACCAAGCTCGAGCAACAAGAGCGGAGGGGGCAGCCTCCGTTGCCTCGCTAAGGGGGCGGCGGAGGTCCCCCCAACAACACACGAGAACACGACCCTTCGGGGGAACGGGCGGCGACAGCGCCATAATAATGCAGGAGCTACGCCACAGAGTCCAAAACCTAGAACGACAGCTGGCTGACCGGGAACGGGATGGACAGTTTACCGATCCAAGCTATACCCCGTCTCCCGGGAGTGAGGAGGAGAACTCTCACAGAAGCCGCCCGCGGCGTACATCCGCATCCCGGACGGAAGCGGAGAGCACGCGGGAGGAATCACCCGTAATAAGAAGACGAAATGACACGATCATCTACTCCCGCGGCAGAACAACCCGCCGAGTGGCAAGAGGTCGCGAGGACGGGGAAAGGAGATCTGAGAGAACAAGACAACCTGTGATAATGGGCGTCACCCCGTTCCACCGATCTATCCTCGAGGTCCGGTtgccgaaacacttcgacaaaccaacggacatgaggtatgacgGAACTCAAGACCCTCTAGAACATctcacggcctttgaggccaggatgaatctAGAGGGAGTAAGGGACGAAGTGAGATGCCgcgccttcccggtaaccctagCAGGGCCAGCGATCAGATGGTTTAACGGCCTCCCTCAAGGTTCCATCTACAGTTTCTCAGACATCAGCCGTGCATTCCTGGCCCAATTCACAACGCGGATAGCAAAGGCCAAGCACCCTATCAACCTTCTAGGGGTGACCCAGAGACACGGAGAGCCGACCAGGAGGTACTTAGAtcggttcaacgacgaatgcttggaaaTCGACGGCTTAACCGACTCAGTGGCCAGTCTCTGCCTGACGAACGGCCTCCTCAACGAGAACTTCCGAAAACACCTTACCACGAAACCGGTTTGGACAATGCATGAAATCCAGACGGTGGCCAAGGAGTACATAaacgacgaggaagtcagccgggTCATGGCTGCCAATAAGCGGCAGTCCGGTTACAGCCAGGCTCGGCAGCCGGGTGACGGTGAGAGAGCAAAAGAGAAAGGCAAGGAGGAGGCGTCAAACAAGGCACCTAGACCGTTCCCTCGGGTCGGAAAATTTACTAACTACACTCCACTCACTCTCCCCATCGTGGAAGTCTATCAGCAAATAGCTGAGAAGGGAATTCTTCCGAAGCCCCGACCACTTAAGGACCGTacgggaggaaacaagaacctttATTGTGATTACCACAAGGGTTATGGCCATCAAACACAGGATTGTTTTGACCTAAAGGATGCACTGGAACAAGCGATaagggaaggaaagctagcagcgtTCTCCCATCTCATCAGGGAGCCTAGAAGACGTTATCGCGATCAAGACGAGGAAGGCAAGACCCGATCGGCCAAGCGACGACAAGAACCCGAAGACAGAGACCACGGCCTCACTGTGATAAACGTGGTAACGGCAAAAAACGCTGCGCCAAAATCCCGGTCGGCACACAAGAAAAACGCTAAGGTTCTGACGATCTCATCCCCGCCGGTGCAAAGCTCTAAAAATCCTCCATCCATTTCTTTCGGCCCGGAAGACCAATGGTTCAGCGACGCCCCGGAAAACCCCCCCATGGTCATAACGGCCATAGTGGGAACTGGCCTCGTCAAACGGATCCTTGTCGACACAGGAGCTGATTCAAATatcatgttccgcaacgtgttcGACGCACTAGGGCTAAAGGATGCCGACCTGACGACTCACCAGCACGGGGTTATCGGGttgggcgaccacttcatcaaaccGGACGGAGTCATATCCCTACCAATCTCGGTGGGGCAAACCCAAGGCCGAAGATCGGCGATGGCCGAGTTCGTAATCCTCCGAGATTCcacagcctacaacatcatcttgggaagaaaaacaatcaacgaTTTTGAAGCCATAATCAACACCAAGCTGCTAGTTATGAAGTTCGTTACCGATGACGGATCCATAGGGACCATAAGGGGAGACCTCGAGACGGCGGTCGCTTGTGACAACGCCAGCCTTTCCCTTCGAAAGAAGTCCAAGGAAGCATCCGGTGTGTTCCTAGCCGACCTCGATGCCAGAGTAGAGGACAAGCCGAGGCCAGAACCAGAAGGGGACCTGGAGAAGTTTAGAATCGGTGATGAAGAGGAAAAGTTCACATTCATTAACAAGAACCTCCCACATGAACTGAAGGAACCTTTGATTGAAATGATAAGGGCCAACGGGGACTTGTTCGCCTGGActccagccgacatgccgggcatagatccaAAAATCATCTCACATCATCTAGCCGTCAAGGCGGAAGCACGCCCAGTAGCTCAACGGAGGAGAAAGATGTCGACGGAAAGAGCAGAGGAGGTAGCCAGGCAAAcggccagcctcctagaagcGGGCTTCATACGGGAAGTAGACTACACGACATGGCTCTCGAATGTGGTATTG ataccgatgcaccgtccCGACGAAGACaagacggcgttcataacgccaggaggaacTTTCTGCTATAAGGTAATGCCATTCGGCTTGAAAAATGCGGGGGCaacatatcaaaggctgatgaacaggaTATTCCACGACCTCATAGGGAAAACAGTTGAAGTTTACGTGGACGACATCCTGGCAAAAACAACACGACCTGACGACCTCTTGAACGACCTGGAAAGTGTATTCGCGTCCCTCCGTCAACACGGTATGAGGTTGAATCCCCTCAAGTGCGCCTTCGCCATGGAAGCCGGCAAGTTTCTGGGATTTATGATAACTCAGAGAGGGGTAGAAGCTAACCCGGAGAAATGCCAGACAAtactccagatgaagagcccgggttgCATCAAGGACGTTCAGAGGTTGGCAGGACGGTTGACCTCATTATCCCGATTTCTCGGAGCTTCGGCGACAAAGGCCCTGCCATTCTTTAACCTCATGAAGAAAGGGATGGCGTTTGAATGGACACCCGCATGTGAAGAAGCCTTTCGGCACTTCAAGGAAATCCTGGCGGCACCACCCGTTCTCGGGAAGCCAAAGGACGGGGAACCACTATACCTATACCTCGCTATAACGAGTGAAGCCCTGGCCGCAGTTCTGGTACGGGAGGACGGGAAAGCTCAACAGCCAGTCTATTTCATAAGCAGGGCCTTGCAAGGGGCAGAATTAAGATATAGCAAGTTGGAAAAGCTAGCCTTAGCACTCCTAACTTCCTCAAGAAGGTTAAAACAGTACTTCCAGAGTCACCAAGTTGTCGTCAGAACGGACCAAGGGATCCGGCAAGTACTCCAAAAACCCGATctggcgggaagaatgatgacttggtccaTCAAACTCTCCCAGTATGACATACGGTACGAGCCCCGGCAAGCCATCAAGGCGCAGGCAATGGCGGATTTTCTAGTAGAAGTGACGGGAGATCCAAGTGAAGAGGTGggtacacggtggaagctccacgtggacggagcctccaaccagaccTTCGGAGGTGCCGGGATCATCCTGGAAAGCCCGATTGGGGTTGTATACGAACAGTCGATCAGATTCGAGTTCCCCATCtcgaacaaccaggcagaatatgaagcccttaTAGGAGGCTTAACCCTAGCGGCAGAAGTCGGCGCAAGAAGACTGGAAATATGCAGCGATTCCCAAGTCGTCACCTCCCAAGTAAACggtagctaccaagccaaagaccccttGCTACAGAAGTATTTGGAAAAGgttaaaagcttgagccaaaagtTCGAAGAGGTCACGGTCCACCACGTAcctagagaaaggaacacacgggcagacctcctatcAAAGTTAGCCAGCACAAAGCCAGGGGAAGGGAACCGGTCTCTCATCCAAGGCATGGCAAGAGAACCGGCAATCACATTGCACATGACAACCCTAGGTCTTTCCtggctagaccccatcaccaactTCCTAGAACACGGCAAACTCCCTAGTGATGAAAAAGATGCGGCAAAATTGAGAAGGGAAGCGGCCAAATACGCCGTCATCCAAGGACAGCTGTTCAGGAAAGGGCTCAACCAGCCCCTACTGAAGTGCCTAcgccccgaccagacggactacgtcCTCAGGGAAGTCCATGAGGGCTGCTGTGGGCACCACATCGGAGGCAAGGCCTTAGCGAGGAAACTAATCCGAGCAGGATATTACTGGCCGTCGATGATGACGGATTCCAAAGAGTTTGTCAAAAAATGCGTAAAGTGCCAACAGAACGCCAACTTTGCCAGGGCGCCGGCCTCCGAGTTAAGCTTGCTAACGACCTCCCGACCATTTtctcaatggggagtcgacctcttagggCCCTTCCCAGTCGGCCCTGGGCAAGTCAAGTACCTCATAGTCGCaattgactactacaccaaatggatagaagcCGAACCACTAGCTAGCATATCCTCGTCCAATTGCAGGAAATttatgtggaggcaggtgataacgcGATTCGGCATACCAGAAGTCGTCATCTCAGACAACGGCACGCAGTTTACTGACAAGAAGTTCACGGAATTTCTCAACGGCCTGGGTATAAGGCAAAGGTTCTCTTCGGTAGaacaccctcagacaaacggacAAGTAGAGTCCGCCAACAAGGTCATCCTTTCGGGGCTAAAAAAGAGGTTGGACAATAAAAAGGGCGCTTGGGCCGACGAACTCGCAGcggtcctctggtcctaccgaACAACCGAACAATCCTCCACTAAGGAAACTCCTTTCCGACTAACGTACGGGGTAGACGCAGTAATACCCGTAGAAATCGGTGAGCCGAGCCCGCGGTTGCTTTTGAAAGGAGTGGAGGAAGCCATAGAAAAAGACCTGATAGATGAAACCAGGGAAATGGCCCATCTGACAGAAACGGCGCTAAAACAAAGAATGACTCtgcgctacaacaccaaagtgATCAAGAGGGAATTTGAGGCAAACGACCTCGTCTTGAGGCGAAATGATATCGGCCTACCGACCCCCGGAGAAGGCAAGCTAGCGGCgaactgggaaggcccctacagaatCAAAAAAGTGATGGGAAAAGGAGCATTCAAGTTGGAAAGGCTTGACGGCAAAGAAGTCCCGAGAACATGGAACGCGGACAACCTAAGAAGATTCTACTCCTAG
- the LOC112802802 gene encoding deacetoxyvindoline 4-hydroxylase — protein sequence MMEADHEDGSYDRNKELKLLDETKAGVKGLVDAALTKLPKIFVHDNHKVNVSSSSSSSSATNVSIPVIDLGSLHEEGNSRHEIVQKVKDAGEKWGFFQVLNHKIPQSILDEMLDGMRKFHEQDAEVKRKFYSRDITKRVFYNTNFNFYTTSEVNWRDTLYCLLAPGPLDPHQLPSICRDVIIEYLDHVKKLALTLLELLSEALGLEGNYLKDIDCAEGIFMVGNYYPPCPQPELTWGLSAHTDMGFVTILLQDQVGGLQVFHENQWFDITPFPDAFIIILGDMMQLITNDKFMSAKHRVVAQKVGPRVSVSCSLRQHVQDECQRMYEPIKELVTKENPPIYKEMKMPDLVKLVYTTKLDYDVSSPLKHFRL from the exons ATGATGGAAGCAGATCATGAAGATGGAAGTTATGATAGGAATAAGGAATTAAAGCTTCTTGATGAAACAAAAGCAGGTGTGAAGGGTCTTGTTGATGCTGCTTTGACTAAGTTACCAAAGATATTCGTTCATGATAACCATAAAGTCaacgtttcttcttcttcctcttcttcctctgctACCAATGTTAGTATTCCAGTTATTGATTTGGGATCACTACACGAAGAAGGTAATTCACGCCATGAGATCGTTCAGAAAGTCAAAGATGCAGGTGAGAAATGGGGGTTCTTTCAAGTGCTCAACCATAAAATTCCACAGAGTATTTTGGATGAAATGCTTGATGGGATGCGTAAATTTCATGAGCAAGATGCTGAGGTGAAGAGAAAATTCTATTCACGTGATATTACAAAGAGAGTGTTCTACAACACCAACTTCAATTTTTATACAACTTCAGAGGTTAATTGGAGGGACACCCTCTATTGTTTATTGGCGCCAGGGCCCCTTGACCCTCACCAACTCCCTTCAATTTGCAG AGATGTAATAATTGAGTACTTAGATCATGTCAAAAAACTGGCACTGACGCTGTTAGAATTGCTTTCGGAGGCATTAGGCCTAGAAGGCAATTACCTCAAGGACATAGATTGTGCTGAAGGGATTTTCATGGTTGGAAATTATTACCCTCCTTGCCCTCAGCCTGAACTCACTTGGGGGTTAAGTGCTCATACGGATATGGGCTTTGTAACTATTCTTCTACAAGATCAAGTTGGTGGACTTCAAGTCTTTCATGAAAACCAATGGTTTGATATCACTCCCTTTCCTGATGCTTTTATCATTATCCTTGGTGACATGATGCAG CTAATCACAAATGACAAGTTTATGAGCGCCAAACACAGAGTTGTGGCTCAAAAAGTAGGTCCACGAGTTTCGGTTTCATGCTCTCTGAGACAACATGTTCAGGATGAATGTCAAAGAATGTATGAACCAATAAAAGAGTTGGTGACAAAAGAGAATCCTCCAATTTATAAGGAAATGAAAATGCCGGACTTGGTTAAACTGGTGTATACGACAAAGCTAGATTACGATGTCTCCTCTCCACTAAAACACTTCAGGCTATAA